Genomic DNA from Oscillospiraceae bacterium:
TGCTTCGGACATTGTGGCTAAATGAAAATAAAATATTATACCGTTTGAAATGCCAAACGCAAATTGATCGGGATGATCGAACATCAGATCGGCATCACCCTTGTTTGTTATAAATCCCATTTCGATAAGGATTACGGGTATGGCATTTCTAACGGAAGAATGAAAGCCCGGATTTATATAAACGCCGCGGTTCTGCAGCTTTGTCGTAATATATAGCTGTTCCAGAATTGTCTCAGCAAGCGGCTTCGCATCGGGAGAAGATACAATACAATCTGAACCTGTCGCGTACGGATCTGTTGAAGCGTTTGTATGTAAGCTTATAATATAATCCGCTCCCCACCTCCTTGCATCGTCGATCCGCACAGACGACGAGCTTGATCTTGAATAACCCAGCTGTATATCAGGTGAATTTCGCGATAAACGAGTTTCAAAACCGTTATCATTCAGTATTGCGGCAATCAGCAGCCCGATTTCATATGTAAGCTCATGTTCACGGTATCCGTGACCTTCTGCTCCGGCATCAGTATTATTAGGGTTATGCCCCTGATCAATATATATTTTCATGACTAGATAACCTCCGGCATAGTTTCTATAATAAGTATATGGTAAAACGGACATTATGTTAAACGAGAGCGCGATAAAAAATCGGCTGTATCTTTGCGCATGATTTGCGCTTTGACACAGCCGGTTCTTAAGCTATTATCTATAACAATCGATTAAAACCCTATCACATATTATTAAAACGGCATTTAGAGAGAAAAGCCCATATACCAGAGTCTTTTCTCTCATTAAGCTATAATTATTTAAATGCCGAGTTAATAAATAAATTTATAATACTATTGCAAAATGGTCATTGGTGTGCTATAATTATAACGAACGTTAAATATAAGGAATATGTA
This window encodes:
- a CDS encoding N-acetylmuramoyl-L-alanine amidase; this encodes MKIYIDQGHNPNNTDAGAEGHGYREHELTYEIGLLIAAILNDNGFETRLSRNSPDIQLGYSRSSSSSVRIDDARRWGADYIISLHTNASTDPYATGSDCIVSSPDAKPLAETILEQLYITTKLQNRGVYINPGFHSSVRNAIPVILIEMGFITNKGDADLMFDHPDQFAFGISNGIIFYFHLATMSEAYDPAPTPFYQLYPDNNKGVCRLFIEVYSQDKRHNPVSKADVIVYRGMCGNHIVIYHGQTDLSGRTIPVELPLYDAIDSDTVDKSSGNRIMYCICVRHPEYLPNNHWINIDSRKIMYETIELVERHK